The segment ATTATGCCATAGTTGAAACAACTTCTGAGGGGATTAAACAATTTAGACATTTGGGTATTAATTATGATATAGCGGTTTTAACTAATTTAACACCGGAACATATTGAGTCGCATGGTAGTTTTGTTAAATACCGCCAAGCTAAAGAAAAACTTTTTAAAAATTTAACTTGTCGGGCGCATAAAAAATTTAAAAATAAAAAAGTTAATAAAGTTAGTGTAATTAATTTAGATGATCAAAACGCAGAACATTTTTTAAAATATCAAACCGACGAGCAGTATGGTTTTAAAATTAAAAATCAATCAATAGATTTTAAAAATACAAATCAAGATTTAAAAATAATTCAAGCTGAAAATTTAGAATTAGATCAAACCTATTCGAAGTTTAAAATTCAAGATGTGGATTTTAAAATTAATTTAATTGGCGTATTCAATGTTTATAATGTTTTGGCTAGCCTTTGTGTTGCTTTAAGTCAGGGGATAGAGTTAAATAAAATAAAAGACAGTTTATTAAATTTTAAAAATATACCAGGTCGTTTAGAAGAAGTTGTCATCAATCAACCCTTTAGAATTTTTGTGGATTATGCTCACGAGCCCTCTTCTTTGGAAAGTTTATATCAGACTTTGAAATTATTTAAGCCCCAACGGATTATTAGTTTGTTAGGTTCAGCTGGCGGTGGACGCGACAAAAATAGGCGACCAATTTTAGGCGCTTTGGCTGCTCAATATACAGATGTAATTATTGTCACCAATGAAGATCCGTATGATGAAGATCCACAGAAGATTATAGATGACGTAGCTCAGGGTGTTCAAGAGTATTTACAAAAGCATAATTTAGAAAAATCTTTTTATAAAATTTTGGATCGCCGGCAAGCAATTCAAAAAAGTTTGGCATTGGCTCAAGAAGGTGATATAATTGTTTTGTCAGGTAAAGGTTGTGAGAATGTTATTATGGGTAAAAATAATCAACCACAGAAATGGAGTGATAAGCAAATTATTTTAGAAGAAGCAAGTCAATTTTGTGGATAAATTGTGGACAAAAATTTTATTTTATTTTTAATTTAAATTAAAATTTTTTAAAAGGCTTTATTTAAGCCAAATTTGGTCATTTTTTATTTTTTTAAAATAAAGGCTATTTTATACACATTTAGCCTTGACATTTTAGCCAAAAAAGCTTAATATATACATAGTTTTAATAAAATTAAGTTTAAATTTATTTTAAAACTTAAAAGGACTCACAATTAAAAATTTTCAACCTTACTGCTGGTTTTAAAATCAGGAGTAGATTTTAGTTAATTTAACTAAATTATTTATTTTATAAAAATATGACTTCAAGCTCTCCTCAACGTAAATTTTTTTCTAATCCAAAAATTTCTCATCCTTTACCAGATTTATTAAAAATCCAAAAAGAGTCTTACGCTTGGTTTCTAAAGGAAGGGATTGGCGAACTTTTTAAAGAAATTTCTCCAGTAACCGATCCAGTTGATCGCGGATTAGAAGTTTATTTTACTGATTACTTTTTTGATGAACCTAAGTTTGACGAAGTCAAAGCTAAAAATCGAAATTTAACCCATGAAGCTTCTTTACGCGTCAAAGTTAGATTAGTTAACAAAAAAATTGGCAAATCTAAAGAGCAGGAAGTTTATTTAGGCGATTTCCCCTTGATGAATGATAGGGGGACTTTTGTTATTAATGGTATTGAGCGGGCCGTAGTTTCACAACTAATGCGTTCACCCGGTGTTTTTATTAATGCCACTGTCAGTCGAGGCCGACGTTATTACAGCGGTGAAATTATTCCAAATCGTGGCGCTTGGGTAGAATTAGTCACCGATACAGCCGGCGTAATTTGGGTTAAAATTGATCGGAAAAGAAAAGTAGCCGCGACTTCAATGTTGCGCGCTATGGGCTATGAAACCGATGATGAAATTTTAGATTTATTTAGTGATTTAGAAAAAGATCAGCCTATTAGTTATGTTAGAAATACTTTAGCTAAAGATAAAGCTCACAATGCTGACGAGGGTTTAATCGAAGTTTATAAAAGAATTCGTCCTGGCGATTTAGCAGCCGCTGATAATGCGCGGTCGTTGATTTTCGCCATGTTTTTTAATTTTGAACGTTATGATTTGGGCAAGATGGGACGTTATAAATTAAATCAACGTTTTGCTCATTCGTCTCATCACGCGAGACTTTATGGTGGTGAATTGGCTAACAACGAACAAACGCGAGTTTTTAGAAAAGAAGACTTAGCTTGTGTTATGCGTGAAGTTATTCGTTTAAATTATAACCAAGAACCAGCTGATGATATTGATCATTTAGATAATCGTCGTATTCGAGGTGTTGGTGAATTAGTTCAAAATCGTTTAAGAGTCGGTTTGGCTAGAACTATCAGGATTATTAAAGATCGTTTAAGTACAGCGAAATTAAATGATTTAGTACCGAACCAATTAGTTAATCCTAAACCAATTATTGGCGTTTTGCGTGATTTCTTTATGTCTTCACAATTATGTCAATTTATGGATCAAACTAATCCTTTGGCTGAATTAGAACACAAACGTCGTATTTCTTTAATGGGTCCTGGCGGTTTGTCACGGGAACGAGCTGGTTTTGAAGTGCGTGATGTTCATCGTAGTTTTTATGGAAAAATTTGTCCAATTGCAACACCTGAAGGACCAAACATTGGATTGGTTGGTCATTTAGCTTTATATAGTGATTTAGATGAATATGGTTTTTTACGGACACCTTATTTTAAAGTTTTAAAAGATGTGGCCAATGACGGTTCGGCTGCTGTTGGTAAAATTGCCAGTAAAGATATTTATCAAGATCCGACACAAGAAAAAGATTTAATTTTAAAAGCTGGTCAAGAAATTACAGCCAGTGTCGCTCAAAAATTAACCAAGACTAACTATGAAAGAATTCCAATTAAGCCACAATTATTATCTAAAATTGAATTTTTAAATTCCAAAGAAGAAGAAAAATATATTATTGCTTCGGCCAATCATGGCATTGATCAAGCAGGTAATTTTATGCGTGACGGTTATGATATGCGTCATTATGGTAAGCCGGGGTTTTGTGCACCGACGGAGTTAGATTATACAGATATTTCTTTTCAACAAATTATTAGTACTGGTACAGCATGTATTCCATTTTTAGAAAATACTGATGCCAATCGGGCCTTGATGGGAACTAACATGCAACGTCAGGCTGTGCCATGTATTAAGCCACAAGCGCCAATCGTGGGCACCGGTATGGAAGGGGTAGCTGCCGCGAATTCTGGTCATTTAATTTTAAATAAAGAAGATGGTATTATTGAAAGCGTTGACGCTTTACACGTATCAGTCAAAGATATTAAAGGTAAAGTTAAGACTTACTATTTAGATAAAT is part of the Patescibacteria group bacterium genome and harbors:
- a CDS encoding UDP-N-acetylmuramoyl-L-alanyl-D-glutamate--2,6-diaminopimelate ligase, whose translation is MNFKKIIKKITPQFVLQVYHWLLGWLGAFLYGCPSRKLKVIGVTGTKGKSSTVLIISHLLEQAGFKVGISSGIKFKIDQQEWPNNLKMTMPGRFKIQQLLKKMVKAGCDYAIVETTSEGIKQFRHLGINYDIAVLTNLTPEHIESHGSFVKYRQAKEKLFKNLTCRAHKKFKNKKVNKVSVINLDDQNAEHFLKYQTDEQYGFKIKNQSIDFKNTNQDLKIIQAENLELDQTYSKFKIQDVDFKINLIGVFNVYNVLASLCVALSQGIELNKIKDSLLNFKNIPGRLEEVVINQPFRIFVDYAHEPSSLESLYQTLKLFKPQRIISLLGSAGGGRDKNRRPILGALAAQYTDVIIVTNEDPYDEDPQKIIDDVAQGVQEYLQKHNLEKSFYKILDRRQAIQKSLALAQEGDIIVLSGKGCENVIMGKNNQPQKWSDKQIILEEASQFCG
- a CDS encoding DNA-directed RNA polymerase subunit beta, translating into MTSSSPQRKFFSNPKISHPLPDLLKIQKESYAWFLKEGIGELFKEISPVTDPVDRGLEVYFTDYFFDEPKFDEVKAKNRNLTHEASLRVKVRLVNKKIGKSKEQEVYLGDFPLMNDRGTFVINGIERAVVSQLMRSPGVFINATVSRGRRYYSGEIIPNRGAWVELVTDTAGVIWVKIDRKRKVAATSMLRAMGYETDDEILDLFSDLEKDQPISYVRNTLAKDKAHNADEGLIEVYKRIRPGDLAAADNARSLIFAMFFNFERYDLGKMGRYKLNQRFAHSSHHARLYGGELANNEQTRVFRKEDLACVMREVIRLNYNQEPADDIDHLDNRRIRGVGELVQNRLRVGLARTIRIIKDRLSTAKLNDLVPNQLVNPKPIIGVLRDFFMSSQLCQFMDQTNPLAELEHKRRISLMGPGGLSRERAGFEVRDVHRSFYGKICPIATPEGPNIGLVGHLALYSDLDEYGFLRTPYFKVLKDVANDGSAAVGKIASKDIYQDPTQEKDLILKAGQEITASVAQKLTKTNYERIPIKPQLLSKIEFLNSKEEEKYIIASANHGIDQAGNFMRDGYDMRHYGKPGFCAPTELDYTDISFQQIISTGTACIPFLENTDANRALMGTNMQRQAVPCIKPQAPIVGTGMEGVAAANSGHLILNKEDGIIESVDALHVSVKDIKGKVKTYYLDKFVRSNASTCLNHKPIVEVGQRVKAGDVLADGPAMDQGELALGQNLLVGFMSWEGWNYEDAVVLSSRVLQRDAFSSVHIDDYSVDVRDTKLGAEEVTRDIPNVSEEKLNKLDEEGVIIVGAQVKAGDILVGKITPKGETELSAEEKLLKAIFGEKVKDIRDTSLYLEHGEHGKVVDVKIFSREQGDKLSPGVIKTIQVTVACLQKIQPGDKFAGRHGNKGVLSTILPVENMPYLKDGTPLDVVLNPLGVVSRMNLGQILETHLGLAASTLGIKVATPVFDGLKESQIKDLLKQADLPDDGQLVVYDGRTGEPFKNKVTVGYIYMMKLNHLVEHAVHQRSIGPYSLITQQPLGGKAQFGGQRFGEMEVWALEGYGAAHILQEMLTIKSDDVPGRSQAYESIIKGEPINKISLPESFNVLVKELKGLCLDIKLIDKDGKILEEDKNN